One Scylla paramamosain isolate STU-SP2022 chromosome 7, ASM3559412v1, whole genome shotgun sequence DNA window includes the following coding sequences:
- the LOC135102053 gene encoding tRNA-specific adenosine deaminase 1-like: protein MEKYTEKFANKIVQLCISKYNSLKKTGKPKNEAEWTLLSCFVQEEQCSHTLKVVALGTGSKCIGSHQLPSAGDVLHDSHAEVVARRAFMLYLISEVRMAAEGHSSIFEVKDGTYYLKSGILFHFYTSHTPCGDASIFLKQEWLECVGNVLETKEEPTISPSVPIGNSDTEPPVKKRRCQGSSDFEDQITLQNTENAHVKSDDIKKMDDLEKEKTNLAVCTGDVNEVLSDTFRTGAKCVAGEAPDPKLPGSKYHITGVLRTKPGRGDPTLSLSCSDKIFKWTILGVQGALLMILLKKPVYIATIVIGRCPYSQEAMKRAIYGRFEDGLNNLNLPEGFSVQTPALVQSNIDFAHSRINIAKTASEGSKLIPTPTSIIWSDTSVHRESQEVATNGRRLGCTKKNIGTSKSWVSICRKAISCLMLDLLKDARWEPADFNQLTYSDLKYYSESYNQAWNILKSKCLSNWTVKPKHIKDFKVK, encoded by the coding sequence ATGGAGAAGTATACAGAAAAGTTTGCTAACAAGATTGTTCAGTTGTGCATATCAAAATATAACAGcttaaagaaaacaggaaaaccaAAGAATGAAGCTGAATGGACTCTGCTGTCATGTTTTGTGCAAGAAGAGCAGTGCAGCCACACACTCAAGGTTGTTGCTCTTGGAACTGGATCAAAATGCATTGGTTCACACCAGCTGCCTTCTGCTGGGGATGTCCTTCATGACAGTCATGCAGAAGTTGTTGCTCGAAGAGCATTTATGTTGTATCTTATTAGTGAAGTAAGAATGGCAGCTGAGGGACACAGTAGTATATTTGAAGTAAAAGATGGAACATATTATTTGAAATCGGGCATACTGTTTCATTTCTACACAAGTCACACACCTTGTGGCGATGCTTCAATATTCTTGAAGCAGGAATGGCTAGAGTGTGTTGGTAATGTTCTTGAGACTAAAGAAGAACCAACTATAAGCCCCTCTGTTCCTATAGGGAATTCAGATACAGAGCCACCagttaagaaaagaagatgtcAAGGAAGTTCTGATTTTGAAGATCAAATTACCTTGCAGAACACTGAAAATGCCCATGTAAAAAGTGATGACATTAAAAAGATGGATGatcttgaaaaagaaaaaacaaatctaGCAGTGTGCACAGGTGATGTGAACGAGGTTTTATCTGACACTTTCCGCACTGGTGCAAAATGTGTTGCTGGGGAGGCACCAGATCCAAAGCTTCCAGGCAGTAAGTATCACATAACAGGAGTCCTACGTACTAAACCTGGCCGAGGTGATCCCACACTTTCCCTTTCTTGCAGTGATAAGATCTTTAAGTGGACCATTCTTGGAGTGCAAGGAGCTTTACTCATGATCTTACTTAAAAAGCCAGTGTATATAGCCACTATTGTCATTGGACGGTGTCCCTACAGCCAGGAAGCAATGAAGCGAGCCATTTATGGTAGGTTTGAGGATGGTTTAAACAATCTTAATCTACCAGAAGGATTTTCTGTACAGACGCCAGCGTTAGTACAGTCAAACATTGACTTTGCTCATTCTCGAATTAACATTGCTAAAACTGCCTCAGAAGGGAGTAAGTTAATCCCCACACCCACAAGTATAATCTGGAGTGATACTAGTGTGCATAGAGAAAGTCAAGAAGTTGCAACAAATGGACGTAGGCTgggctgtacaaagaagaatataGGGACGTCGAAGAGTTGGGTTAGCATATGTCGTAAAGCGATCTCTTGTCTGATGCTTGATCTTTTGAAAGATGCAAGATGGGAGCCAGCAGATTTTAATCAACTGACATATAGTGACTTGAAATATTATTCAGAATCATATAATCAGGCTTGGAATATTTTAAAATCCAAATGTCTATCAAACTGGACAGTTAAACCTAAACATATAAAAGATTTTAAGGTGAAGTAA